The following proteins come from a genomic window of Musa acuminata AAA Group cultivar baxijiao chromosome BXJ1-7, Cavendish_Baxijiao_AAA, whole genome shotgun sequence:
- the LOC135679003 gene encoding uncharacterized protein LOC135679003 isoform X2 — protein MASEASVADQTVTEIETTAPEDLKGKDKDEKRTECHVSDDASNADEPSLSKPDDLKGKDEEEKIETIVSDVISNADDASLPKPEDPKQEVEEEKIIVEDSSSVEAPTSGPEENLKQKEEGSVIEEVKEEADDKSVSEPPVEAEEKEIVVDKTDAPNTPELPNKPVEQPAEVLEASVAEDSVDKIKESEQTEIMTAEAKSADESSKVTVVPVSPEVTDDKPVEQPTTVCLVQEPTLDANVNLNSDETAEKPRDEEPLSDGMEVSPESSKEEVARNETSPSITEDLTTKVHETVETESSEEIAVVPPVDEPKEAEEETIVAELPSDSGAKESAGEERVSATSVIEVSDTIPATEVAECAVEPEVDVKKETEGSTIDVDKTTLGKTIQTIVESEVTGISEEVKIDQMKNESLESEKLTVAEASRDINLVGAENNNKASHNDPECDSKELESSEDKKQETEKVVDQCSAETTKDSGDTKVEEEARKTDVPSKKSSKSQGNNIISKVKKSIVKVKKAIIGKSPSSKAMTPEGFDEMKAK, from the exons ATGGCCTCTGAAGCTTCTGTGGCAGATCAAACAGTTACTGAG ATTGAGACTACTGCTCCAGAGGATCTAAAAGGGAAAGACAAAGATGAAAAG CGGACCGAGTGTCATGTGTCTGATGATGCAAGTAATGCTGATGAGCCGAGTCTTTCAAAGCCTGACGATCTAAAAGGAAAAGATGAAGAGGAAAAG ATTGAGACTATTGTTTCTGATGTTATAAGTAATGCTGATGATGCGAGTCTCCCAAAGCCTGAGGATCCAAAACAAGAAGTCGAAGAGGAAAAGATCATAGTGGAGGATTCTTCAAGTGTTGAAGCACCTACATCTGGACCAGAAGAAAATCTAAAGCAAAAAGAAGAGGGCTCTGTGATTGAGGAGGTGAAGGAAGAGGCAGACGATAAGTCTGTGTCTGAACCACCAGTTGAAGCTGAAGAGAAGGAAATAGTAGTGGACAAAACTGATGCACCTAATACTCCTGAGCTGCCAAATAAACCAGTGGAGCAACCAGCAGAGGTCTTGGAAGCATCTGTCGCGGAAGATTCAGTTGATAAGATCAAAGAGTCTGAACAAACAGAAATCATGACCGCAGAAGCAAAGAGTGCCGACGAATCCTCAAAAGTCACTGTGGTACCTGTTTCTCCAGAAGTAACAGATGACAAGCCTGTTGAACAACCAACTACTGTATGCCTGGTCCAGGAACCAACTCTTGATGCCAATGTGAACCTCAATTCTGATGAAACAGCAGAAAAGCCTCGAGATGAAGAACCTTTGTCTGATGGGATGGAGGTCAGTCCTGAGTCATCAAAGGAAGAAGTTGCTCGAAATGAAACTTCACCATCCATTACTGAAGATCTAACTACGAAGGTTCATGAAACTGTTGAAACTGAAAGTTCAGAAGAAATCGCTGTAGTTCCTCCTGTGGATGAGCCCAAAGAAGCTGAAGAAGAAACTATTGTTGCTGAACTTCCTAGTGATTCTGGTGCCAAGGAATCTGCGGGAGAAGAAAGAGTGTCAGCCACAAGTGTCATAGAAGTTTCTGATACCATCCCGGCAACTGAAGTTGCTGAATGTGCAGTTGAGCCAGAAGTCGATGTTAAGAAAGAGACGGAAGGAAGCACTATAGATGTCGATAAAACAACCTTAGGCAAGACAATCCAAACAATTGTTGAAAGTGAAGTGACTGGAATCTCTGAAGAAGTAAAGATTGATCAGATGAAGAATGAGAGTTTGGAAAGTGAAAAGTTGACTGTGGCTGAAGCATCTCGAGACATCAACTTAGTTGGAGCTGAAAACAACAACAAGGCATCTCATAACGATCCAGAATGTGATTCTAAAGAGTTAGAAAGTTCAGAAGACAAAAAACAAGAGACTGAAAAGGTTGTTGATCAGTGCTCAGCTGAAACCACCAAAGACAGTGGTGATACAAAAGTAGAAGAAGAGGCTCGGAAGACAGATGTTCCCAGTAAGAAATCTTCTAAAAGCCAGGGGAACAACATAATATCAAAGGTGAAGAAATCAATTGTCAAGGTAAAGAAGGCAATCATAGGGAAGTCACCAAGTTCGAAGGCCATGACACCTGAAGGATTTGACGAGATGAAAGCAAAGTAG
- the LOC135679003 gene encoding uncharacterized protein LOC135679003 isoform X1 — protein MASEASVADQTVTEIETTAPEDLKGKDKDEKRTECHVSDDASNADEPSLSKPDDLKGKDEEEKQIETIVSDVISNADDASLPKPEDPKQEVEEEKIIVEDSSSVEAPTSGPEENLKQKEEGSVIEEVKEEADDKSVSEPPVEAEEKEIVVDKTDAPNTPELPNKPVEQPAEVLEASVAEDSVDKIKESEQTEIMTAEAKSADESSKVTVVPVSPEVTDDKPVEQPTTVCLVQEPTLDANVNLNSDETAEKPRDEEPLSDGMEVSPESSKEEVARNETSPSITEDLTTKVHETVETESSEEIAVVPPVDEPKEAEEETIVAELPSDSGAKESAGEERVSATSVIEVSDTIPATEVAECAVEPEVDVKKETEGSTIDVDKTTLGKTIQTIVESEVTGISEEVKIDQMKNESLESEKLTVAEASRDINLVGAENNNKASHNDPECDSKELESSEDKKQETEKVVDQCSAETTKDSGDTKVEEEARKTDVPSKKSSKSQGNNIISKVKKSIVKVKKAIIGKSPSSKAMTPEGFDEMKAK, from the exons ATGGCCTCTGAAGCTTCTGTGGCAGATCAAACAGTTACTGAG ATTGAGACTACTGCTCCAGAGGATCTAAAAGGGAAAGACAAAGATGAAAAG CGGACCGAGTGTCATGTGTCTGATGATGCAAGTAATGCTGATGAGCCGAGTCTTTCAAAGCCTGACGATCTAAAAGGAAAAGATGAAGAGGAAAAG CAGATTGAGACTATTGTTTCTGATGTTATAAGTAATGCTGATGATGCGAGTCTCCCAAAGCCTGAGGATCCAAAACAAGAAGTCGAAGAGGAAAAGATCATAGTGGAGGATTCTTCAAGTGTTGAAGCACCTACATCTGGACCAGAAGAAAATCTAAAGCAAAAAGAAGAGGGCTCTGTGATTGAGGAGGTGAAGGAAGAGGCAGACGATAAGTCTGTGTCTGAACCACCAGTTGAAGCTGAAGAGAAGGAAATAGTAGTGGACAAAACTGATGCACCTAATACTCCTGAGCTGCCAAATAAACCAGTGGAGCAACCAGCAGAGGTCTTGGAAGCATCTGTCGCGGAAGATTCAGTTGATAAGATCAAAGAGTCTGAACAAACAGAAATCATGACCGCAGAAGCAAAGAGTGCCGACGAATCCTCAAAAGTCACTGTGGTACCTGTTTCTCCAGAAGTAACAGATGACAAGCCTGTTGAACAACCAACTACTGTATGCCTGGTCCAGGAACCAACTCTTGATGCCAATGTGAACCTCAATTCTGATGAAACAGCAGAAAAGCCTCGAGATGAAGAACCTTTGTCTGATGGGATGGAGGTCAGTCCTGAGTCATCAAAGGAAGAAGTTGCTCGAAATGAAACTTCACCATCCATTACTGAAGATCTAACTACGAAGGTTCATGAAACTGTTGAAACTGAAAGTTCAGAAGAAATCGCTGTAGTTCCTCCTGTGGATGAGCCCAAAGAAGCTGAAGAAGAAACTATTGTTGCTGAACTTCCTAGTGATTCTGGTGCCAAGGAATCTGCGGGAGAAGAAAGAGTGTCAGCCACAAGTGTCATAGAAGTTTCTGATACCATCCCGGCAACTGAAGTTGCTGAATGTGCAGTTGAGCCAGAAGTCGATGTTAAGAAAGAGACGGAAGGAAGCACTATAGATGTCGATAAAACAACCTTAGGCAAGACAATCCAAACAATTGTTGAAAGTGAAGTGACTGGAATCTCTGAAGAAGTAAAGATTGATCAGATGAAGAATGAGAGTTTGGAAAGTGAAAAGTTGACTGTGGCTGAAGCATCTCGAGACATCAACTTAGTTGGAGCTGAAAACAACAACAAGGCATCTCATAACGATCCAGAATGTGATTCTAAAGAGTTAGAAAGTTCAGAAGACAAAAAACAAGAGACTGAAAAGGTTGTTGATCAGTGCTCAGCTGAAACCACCAAAGACAGTGGTGATACAAAAGTAGAAGAAGAGGCTCGGAAGACAGATGTTCCCAGTAAGAAATCTTCTAAAAGCCAGGGGAACAACATAATATCAAAGGTGAAGAAATCAATTGTCAAGGTAAAGAAGGCAATCATAGGGAAGTCACCAAGTTCGAAGGCCATGACACCTGAAGGATTTGACGAGATGAAAGCAAAGTAG